In Mesorhizobium sp. 113-3-3, a genomic segment contains:
- a CDS encoding aldehyde dehydrogenase family protein produces the protein MNILDRYHAMEYGPAPEARNEGDAWLAARDFGKALFIDGGWKAASGGKTFDTSEPSSGKLLAKVSDASVADIDAAVAAATKALPKWSASSGYIRAKVLYAIGRAMQRHQRLFAVLESIDNGKPIRESRDIDVPLAIRHFIHHAGWAQALDKDFPGHKGVGVVGQIIPWNFPLLMLAWKIAPALAAGCTVVLKPAEFTPLTAILFAEICERAGVPKGVVNIVQGGPEAGAAIVNHPGIQKIAFTGSSEVGKIIRKATAGSGKKLSLELGGKSAFIVFEDADLDSAVEGLVDGIWFNQGQVCCAGSRLLVQEGIAEALIAKVKTRMSRLRVGSPLDKNTDIGPLVDITQLDRVKGLVAEGAKQGAVCWQPDAALPASGYYHLPTLATGVSPANILAQEEVFGPVLATMTFRNTEEAIELANNTRYGLAASVWSENVNLALHVAPQLKAGVVWVNGTNMFDAACGFGGYRESGFGREGGREGMFEYLTAKLPLGPVIKPAVVSAQPVEQADGAAIDRTAKLFIGGKQIRPDGNYSLAVATAKGKLAGEVGLGSRKDIRDAVSAARACKGWPEATAYNRSQVLYYLAENLSGRAGEFAARLTELTGANAKAAREEVDQSIERLFLYAGLADKFEGRVHQPPARAVTLALHEPVGVVGIVAPDTSPLLGLISLVAPALAMGNTVVAVPSERYPLLATDLYQVIEYSDVPAGAINIVTGRTAELAGVLAKHDDVDGLWVFADAETCAKAEAESIGNLKRVWSGNGRNLDWASDEAAGDAFLRRAVEVKNVWVPYGD, from the coding sequence ATGAATATTCTCGACCGCTATCACGCCATGGAATACGGCCCGGCGCCGGAAGCCCGCAACGAGGGCGATGCGTGGCTTGCCGCGCGCGATTTCGGCAAGGCGCTGTTCATCGACGGCGGCTGGAAAGCCGCTTCCGGCGGCAAGACCTTCGACACCAGCGAGCCGTCTTCCGGCAAGCTGCTGGCCAAGGTGTCCGACGCCAGCGTCGCCGATATCGACGCGGCGGTTGCGGCCGCCACCAAGGCGCTGCCGAAATGGAGCGCCAGTTCAGGCTACATCAGAGCAAAAGTGCTCTACGCCATCGGCCGCGCCATGCAGCGGCATCAGCGCCTGTTCGCGGTGCTTGAATCGATCGACAACGGCAAGCCGATCCGCGAAAGCCGCGACATCGACGTGCCCCTGGCGATCCGCCATTTCATCCATCATGCCGGCTGGGCGCAGGCGCTGGATAAGGATTTTCCCGGGCACAAGGGTGTCGGCGTCGTCGGCCAGATCATCCCATGGAATTTCCCGCTGCTGATGCTGGCCTGGAAGATAGCGCCCGCACTGGCCGCCGGCTGCACGGTGGTGCTGAAGCCGGCCGAGTTCACGCCGCTGACCGCTATCCTGTTTGCCGAGATCTGCGAGCGTGCCGGCGTGCCGAAGGGTGTCGTCAACATCGTACAGGGCGGACCGGAAGCGGGTGCTGCCATCGTCAACCATCCCGGCATCCAGAAGATTGCTTTTACCGGCTCTTCCGAGGTCGGCAAGATCATCCGGAAAGCCACTGCGGGCTCGGGCAAGAAATTGTCGCTGGAGCTCGGCGGCAAGTCGGCCTTCATCGTCTTCGAGGACGCCGATCTCGACAGCGCCGTCGAGGGCCTGGTCGACGGCATCTGGTTCAACCAGGGCCAGGTCTGCTGCGCCGGGTCGCGGCTTTTGGTGCAGGAAGGCATCGCCGAAGCCCTGATCGCCAAGGTCAAGACGCGGATGAGCCGGCTGCGCGTCGGCAGCCCGCTCGACAAGAACACCGATATCGGTCCGCTGGTCGACATCACACAGCTCGACCGCGTCAAGGGCCTCGTGGCCGAGGGCGCCAAACAGGGCGCCGTCTGCTGGCAGCCGGATGCCGCACTGCCGGCTTCGGGCTACTATCATCTGCCGACGCTCGCCACCGGTGTTTCGCCGGCTAATATTCTGGCGCAAGAGGAGGTCTTTGGCCCCGTTCTGGCGACCATGACCTTCCGCAACACCGAGGAAGCGATCGAGCTTGCCAACAACACGCGCTACGGCCTCGCGGCGAGCGTGTGGAGCGAGAACGTCAACCTTGCGCTCCATGTCGCGCCGCAGCTGAAGGCCGGCGTGGTCTGGGTCAACGGCACCAACATGTTCGACGCCGCCTGCGGCTTTGGCGGCTACCGCGAAAGCGGCTTCGGCCGCGAGGGCGGGCGCGAAGGCATGTTCGAATATCTCACCGCAAAGCTGCCGCTCGGCCCGGTCATCAAGCCGGCGGTTGTTTCGGCGCAGCCCGTCGAGCAGGCTGACGGCGCGGCCATCGACCGCACCGCAAAACTGTTCATCGGCGGCAAGCAAATTCGGCCGGACGGCAATTATTCGCTGGCTGTCGCCACCGCCAAGGGCAAGCTCGCCGGCGAAGTCGGGCTTGGCAGCCGCAAGGATATTCGCGACGCCGTTTCGGCTGCCCGCGCCTGCAAGGGCTGGCCGGAGGCGACTGCCTACAACCGTTCCCAGGTGCTTTATTATCTGGCCGAGAACCTTTCGGGCCGCGCCGGCGAATTCGCTGCCCGTCTGACCGAACTGACCGGCGCCAATGCAAAAGCGGCGCGCGAAGAAGTCGACCAGTCGATCGAACGGCTGTTCCTCTACGCCGGCCTTGCCGACAAGTTCGAGGGGCGCGTGCACCAGCCGCCGGCCCGCGCGGTGACGCTGGCACTGCATGAGCCGGTCGGCGTCGTCGGCATCGTGGCGCCTGATACTTCGCCGCTGCTCGGCCTGATCTCGCTGGTCGCGCCGGCGCTCGCCATGGGCAATACGGTGGTCGCTGTGCCGTCCGAGCGCTATCCGCTGCTCGCCACCGATCTCTACCAGGTCATCGAATATTCCGATGTTCCCGCCGGTGCCATCAACATCGTCACCGGGCGCACGGCGGAGCTTGCCGGCGTGCTGGCCAAGCATGACGATGTCGACGGGCTCTGGGTGTTCGCCGATGCCGAGACCTGCGCCAAGGCGGAGGCCGAGTCCATCGGCAACCTCAAACGCGTCTGGAGCGGCAATGGCCGCAACCTCGACTGGGCGTCGGACGAAGCGGCCGGCGACGCTTTCCTGCGCCGCGCCGTCGAGGTGAAGAACGTCTGGGTGCCTTACGGCGACTGA
- a CDS encoding Gfo/Idh/MocA family protein — MSSKPPLRVVVAGLGNMGRSHALAYHTNPGFEIAALINRSDVPLPEGLSGYGIRRSFDEALREEKPDVACIATYSDSHADYAVRAFEAGCHVFVEKPLATTVADAKRVVAAAKANGKKLVIGYILRHHPSWIRLIAEARKLGGPYVFRMNLNQQSSGPTWETHKQLMQTTSPIVDCGVHYLDVMLQITDAKPVEVRGMGVRLSNEVASSMYNYGHLQVLFDDGSVGWYEAGWGPMISETAFFVKDVMSPNGCVSIVMKEGVKSDDIDTHTKTSTIRLHSAETGPDGKFVRSDEMLSMAGEPGHQDLCDLEQAFVLKAIREDLDLTRHMDDAVKSLAVCLAADESVRSGAAVKL; from the coding sequence GTGAGCTCAAAACCACCCCTTCGCGTCGTCGTTGCCGGGCTCGGCAATATGGGCCGCAGCCATGCGCTGGCCTATCACACCAATCCGGGCTTCGAGATCGCAGCCCTCATCAACCGTTCCGACGTGCCGCTGCCGGAAGGGCTGTCGGGCTATGGCATCAGGCGGTCCTTCGACGAGGCGCTGCGTGAGGAAAAGCCTGACGTGGCCTGCATCGCCACCTATTCCGACAGCCACGCCGACTACGCGGTGAGGGCCTTCGAGGCCGGCTGCCATGTCTTTGTCGAAAAGCCGCTGGCAACGACGGTGGCCGATGCCAAGCGCGTCGTTGCAGCGGCCAAGGCCAATGGCAAAAAGCTGGTGATCGGCTACATCCTGCGCCATCACCCGTCCTGGATCAGGCTGATCGCCGAGGCGCGCAAGCTCGGCGGCCCCTATGTCTTCCGCATGAACCTCAACCAGCAATCCTCAGGTCCCACCTGGGAGACGCACAAGCAGCTGATGCAGACGACCTCGCCGATCGTCGACTGCGGCGTCCACTATCTCGACGTCATGCTGCAGATCACCGACGCCAAACCGGTCGAGGTGCGCGGCATGGGCGTACGGCTGAGCAACGAGGTCGCGTCCTCGATGTACAATTACGGCCACCTGCAGGTGCTGTTCGATGACGGTTCGGTCGGCTGGTACGAAGCCGGCTGGGGCCCGATGATTTCGGAGACGGCTTTCTTCGTAAAGGACGTCATGTCGCCGAATGGCTGCGTGTCGATCGTCATGAAGGAAGGTGTGAAGTCGGATGACATCGACACCCACACCAAGACCTCGACCATCCGCCTGCACAGCGCTGAAACCGGGCCGGACGGCAAATTCGTCAGGTCGGACGAGATGCTGTCGATGGCGGGCGAACCCGGCCACCAGGACCTCTGCGACCTCGAACAGGCCTTCGTGCTGAAGGCGATCCGCGAGGACCTGGACCTCACCCGCCACATGGACGACGCGGTGAAGTCGCTCGCCGTCTGCCTTGCCGCAGACGAGAGCGTGCGCAGCGGCGCAGCCGTCAAACTCTAA
- a CDS encoding fumarylacetoacetate hydrolase family protein yields the protein MKLLRYGEVGNERPGLLDADGTIRDLSAHVADIAGTVLHPASLEMLGKLDAKSLPVVSGKPRLGPCVAGTGKFICIGLNYSDHAAETGATVPPEPIIFMKASSAIVGPDDDVLIPRGSEKTDWEVELAVVIGKTAKYVSEADALDYVAGYAVAHDVSERAFQAERQGQWTKGKSCDTFGPTGPWLVTKDEVADPQNLKMWLTVNGKTMQNGSTKTMVYGVKYLVSYLSQFMSLHPGDIISTGTPPGVGLGMKPPVFLKAGDVVELGIEGLGQQKQTFKADL from the coding sequence ATGAAACTGCTGCGCTATGGCGAGGTGGGGAACGAACGTCCCGGCCTGCTCGATGCGGATGGAACGATCCGCGATCTCTCCGCCCATGTCGCCGACATTGCCGGCACGGTGCTTCATCCCGCGTCGCTGGAGATGCTGGGCAAGCTCGATGCGAAGTCGCTGCCGGTGGTTTCCGGCAAGCCGCGCCTCGGCCCCTGTGTCGCCGGCACCGGCAAGTTCATCTGCATCGGCCTCAACTATTCCGACCACGCCGCCGAAACCGGCGCCACCGTGCCGCCGGAGCCGATCATCTTCATGAAGGCAAGCTCGGCCATTGTCGGCCCGGACGACGACGTGCTGATCCCGCGCGGCTCTGAAAAGACCGACTGGGAAGTCGAGCTCGCCGTGGTCATCGGCAAGACGGCAAAATATGTCAGCGAAGCCGATGCACTCGATTATGTCGCCGGCTATGCCGTTGCGCATGATGTCTCCGAGCGCGCCTTTCAGGCCGAGCGCCAGGGCCAGTGGACCAAGGGCAAGAGCTGCGACACGTTCGGTCCGACCGGCCCATGGCTGGTGACCAAGGACGAAGTCGCCGACCCGCAGAACCTCAAGATGTGGCTGACCGTCAACGGCAAGACCATGCAGAACGGCTCGACCAAGACCATGGTCTACGGCGTCAAATATCTGGTTTCCTATCTCAGCCAGTTCATGTCGCTGCACCCCGGCGACATTATTTCGACGGGCACGCCGCCCGGCGTTGGCCTCGGCATGAAGCCGCCAGTGTTCCTGAAGGCCGGCGATGTGGTGGAACTGGGCATCGAGGGCCTGGGCCAGCAGAAGCAGACGTTCAAGGCGGATTTGTAA
- the deoC gene encoding deoxyribose-phosphate aldolase, producing MSSTIREADLGTKVTPLPARAAANTPAALDHRIARNPGMKLDLGFMESVRSVNRSALERRVTSLTKRRSIKADNQAAWLLRAVACMDLTTLNSNDTEERVRRLCAKAINPFRRDIVEGLGIAGETIRPAAVCVYHPFVATAVDAVRGTGIHVAAVSTAFPHGLAPLSTRLQEIEASVRDGADEIDIVIPRGLVFGAKWRELYNEIVSMRAACGDAHLKVILGTGDLATLRNVMLASMVAMMAGADFIKTSTGKESVNATLPVGLAMVRAIRAYFEETGYLIGFKPAGGISTAKASLDWLVLMKEELGRPWLEPELFRFGASSLLTDIERQLEHHLTGHYSANHRHAMA from the coding sequence ATGAGCAGCACAATCCGCGAAGCCGATCTTGGCACCAAGGTGACGCCCCTGCCGGCGCGTGCCGCCGCCAACACCCCCGCAGCGCTGGACCATCGCATCGCGCGCAATCCCGGCATGAAGCTCGACCTCGGCTTCATGGAATCGGTGCGCAGCGTCAACCGCTCGGCGCTGGAACGGCGCGTCACCAGCCTGACCAAGCGGCGTTCGATCAAGGCCGACAACCAGGCAGCCTGGCTGCTGCGCGCCGTCGCCTGCATGGACCTGACGACGCTGAACTCCAACGACACCGAAGAACGCGTGCGCCGGCTGTGCGCCAAGGCGATCAATCCGTTCCGTCGCGACATCGTCGAGGGGCTCGGCATTGCGGGTGAGACCATCCGGCCGGCCGCGGTCTGCGTTTACCATCCCTTCGTCGCGACGGCGGTCGATGCCGTGCGCGGCACCGGCATTCATGTCGCCGCCGTTTCCACCGCCTTTCCGCATGGCCTGGCACCGCTGTCGACCCGCCTGCAGGAGATCGAAGCCTCGGTGCGCGACGGCGCCGACGAGATCGACATCGTCATTCCGCGCGGGCTGGTGTTCGGCGCCAAATGGCGGGAGCTCTACAACGAGATCGTGTCGATGCGCGCCGCCTGCGGTGACGCGCATCTGAAGGTCATTCTCGGCACCGGCGACCTCGCCACATTGCGCAACGTCATGCTGGCCTCGATGGTGGCAATGATGGCGGGTGCCGATTTCATCAAGACCTCGACCGGCAAGGAAAGCGTCAATGCGACGCTGCCCGTTGGCCTCGCCATGGTGCGTGCCATCAGGGCCTATTTCGAGGAAACCGGCTATCTCATCGGCTTCAAGCCGGCCGGCGGCATTTCCACCGCAAAGGCCTCGCTCGACTGGCTGGTGCTGATGAAGGAGGAACTCGGCCGGCCATGGCTGGAGCCGGAGCTGTTCCGCTTCGGCGCGTCGAGCCTTTTGACCGACATAGAGCGGCAGCTCGAGCATCATCTGACCGGGCACTATTCGGCCAATCACCGCCACGCGATGGCTTGA
- a CDS encoding ABC transporter ATP-binding protein: MGSLKIENVKKAFGPVEVLKGINLEVTDGEFVVFVGPSGCGKSTLLRVIAGLEDSTSGRVVIDGADVSATPPAKRGIAMVFQTYALYPHLTVKNNMGLGLKQAGTPAAEIDRRIGIASSMLSLEPYLERRPAELSGGQRQRVAIGRAVVREPKLFLFDEPLSNLDAALRVNTRLEIAQLHRRLKATMIYVTHDQVEAMTLADKIVVLNAGRIEQIGGPMELYNSPANEFVAGFIGSPKMNFIDGARLGETAKTIGVRPEHLTVDTKSGAWKGTVVHAEHLGADTNLYLDCEKAGLITVRIFGVYDAEPGATLYATPDPAKTYRFGADGKVLK, encoded by the coding sequence GTGGGCTCGCTGAAGATCGAAAATGTGAAGAAGGCCTTCGGGCCGGTCGAGGTGCTGAAAGGCATCAACCTCGAAGTGACCGATGGCGAATTCGTCGTCTTCGTCGGCCCGTCGGGCTGCGGCAAGTCGACCTTGCTGAGGGTCATTGCCGGGCTGGAGGATTCCACCTCGGGCCGGGTGGTCATCGACGGCGCGGATGTGTCGGCCACGCCGCCGGCCAAGCGCGGCATCGCCATGGTGTTCCAGACCTATGCGCTCTATCCGCATCTGACGGTGAAGAACAATATGGGGCTGGGCCTCAAACAGGCCGGCACGCCGGCTGCCGAGATCGACCGCCGCATCGGCATCGCCTCGTCCATGCTGTCGCTGGAGCCCTATCTCGAAAGGCGGCCGGCCGAACTCTCCGGCGGCCAGCGCCAGCGCGTCGCCATCGGCCGCGCCGTGGTGCGCGAGCCCAAGCTCTTCCTCTTCGACGAGCCTTTGTCCAACCTCGACGCGGCACTGCGCGTCAACACGCGTCTGGAAATCGCGCAGCTGCACCGCCGGCTCAAGGCGACGATGATCTACGTCACCCACGATCAGGTCGAGGCGATGACGCTGGCCGACAAGATCGTCGTGCTCAATGCCGGCCGCATCGAACAGATCGGCGGTCCGATGGAGCTCTACAATTCACCGGCAAACGAGTTCGTCGCCGGCTTTATCGGCTCGCCGAAGATGAACTTCATCGATGGCGCCAGGCTCGGCGAGACAGCCAAGACCATCGGCGTGAGGCCGGAGCATCTGACGGTGGATACGAAGTCGGGTGCCTGGAAGGGCACGGTGGTGCATGCCGAGCATCTCGGCGCCGACACCAACCTCTATCTCGACTGCGAGAAGGCCGGGCTGATCACCGTGCGGATTTTCGGGGTATACGATGCCGAGCCGGGCGCGACGCTCTATGCGACGCCCGATCCGGCGAAGACGTATCGATTTGGCGCGGACGGGAAGGTGCTGAAGTAG
- a CDS encoding carbohydrate ABC transporter permease — protein sequence MSTATRSLPRTIGAHAILLTYTAIALFPVILVIMNSFKSRAGIFGAPLTPPTPKTFDLIGYTTVIGQGDFIHYFQNSLVVTVASLFFVLLFGAMAAFALSEYRFRGNTLMGLYLALGIMIPIRLGTVAILQLMVASGLVNTLTSLILVYTAQGLPLAVFILSEFMKQVSDDLKNAGRIDGLSEYTIFFRLVLPLVRPSMATVAVFTMIPIWNDLWFPLILAPSEETKTVTLGAQLFLGQFVTNWNAILAALSLAIMPVLILYVIFSRQLIRGITSGAVK from the coding sequence ATGAGCACCGCCACCCGTTCGCTGCCCCGCACCATCGGCGCCCACGCGATCCTTTTGACCTACACGGCGATCGCGCTGTTTCCGGTGATCCTGGTGATCATGAATTCGTTCAAATCCCGCGCCGGCATTTTTGGCGCGCCATTGACGCCGCCGACGCCGAAGACATTCGACCTGATCGGCTACACCACCGTCATCGGCCAGGGCGATTTCATCCACTATTTCCAGAACAGCCTCGTCGTCACCGTCGCCTCGCTGTTCTTCGTGCTGTTGTTCGGCGCCATGGCGGCCTTCGCGCTGTCGGAATACCGCTTTCGCGGCAATACGCTGATGGGGCTTTACCTGGCGCTCGGCATCATGATCCCGATCCGGCTCGGCACTGTCGCCATCCTGCAATTGATGGTGGCGAGCGGGCTGGTCAACACGCTGACCTCGCTGATCCTGGTCTACACAGCGCAAGGCCTGCCGCTCGCCGTCTTCATCCTGTCGGAATTCATGAAGCAGGTGTCCGACGACCTGAAGAATGCCGGCCGCATCGACGGCCTGTCGGAATACACCATCTTCTTCCGCCTGGTGCTGCCGCTGGTGCGGCCCTCGATGGCCACTGTCGCCGTCTTCACCATGATCCCGATCTGGAACGATCTGTGGTTCCCGCTGATCCTGGCGCCTTCGGAAGAGACCAAGACGGTGACGCTCGGCGCCCAGCTCTTCCTCGGCCAGTTCGTCACCAACTGGAACGCCATCCTGGCCGCGCTCTCGCTGGCGATCATGCCGGTGCTGATCCTCTACGTCATCTTCTCGCGGCAGCTGATCCGCGGCATTACTTCCGGAGCCGTCAAGTGA
- a CDS encoding SDR family oxidoreductase, translated as MADLAGKVVVITAAAQGIGKASALAFAKTGATVYATDINETLLAELAKTPGIKTRKLDVLNDEAVNAAFAEIGRVDVLFNCAGFVHSGSILEMKDGDLDFAFNLNVRAMIRTIRAVLPGMLERGDGSIVNMSSVAGAGKGVPNRFAYGVTKAAVIGLTKAIAADYVGKGIRCNAICPGTVESPSLQDRMHAQGDYEAARAAFIARQPMGRLGTPEEIADLAVYLAGATYTSGQAYNIDGGWSI; from the coding sequence ATGGCGGATCTGGCAGGCAAGGTCGTTGTCATCACGGCGGCGGCGCAAGGCATCGGCAAGGCGAGCGCGCTGGCTTTTGCCAAGACCGGGGCCACCGTCTATGCCACCGACATCAACGAGACGCTTCTCGCCGAGCTCGCCAAGACGCCGGGGATCAAGACCCGCAAGCTGGATGTGCTGAACGACGAGGCCGTCAACGCCGCATTCGCCGAGATCGGCCGCGTCGACGTGCTGTTCAACTGCGCCGGTTTCGTCCATTCCGGCTCGATCCTGGAGATGAAGGATGGCGATCTCGATTTCGCCTTCAACCTCAACGTCCGCGCCATGATCCGCACCATCAGGGCCGTGCTGCCCGGCATGCTGGAGCGCGGCGACGGGTCCATCGTCAACATGTCTTCCGTCGCCGGCGCCGGCAAAGGCGTGCCGAACCGCTTCGCCTATGGCGTCACCAAGGCCGCTGTCATCGGCCTGACCAAGGCAATTGCCGCCGACTATGTCGGCAAGGGCATACGCTGCAACGCCATCTGCCCGGGCACGGTCGAAAGCCCGTCGCTGCAGGACCGCATGCACGCGCAAGGCGACTATGAGGCCGCCCGCGCCGCCTTCATCGCCCGCCAGCCGATGGGCAGGCTCGGCACGCCGGAAGAGATCGCCGATCTCGCCGTCTACCTGGCCGGCGCTACCTATACGTCGGGGCAGGCCTACAATATCGACGGCGGCTGGTCGATCTGA